The following coding sequences lie in one Oncorhynchus nerka isolate Pitt River linkage group LG14, Oner_Uvic_2.0, whole genome shotgun sequence genomic window:
- the LOC115142025 gene encoding CD276 antigen-like isoform X1, giving the protein MLEQCLICCNYYQYHSLSHIILLSFHLFHLSVISSVVTTTSLQPREVAAPGSDITLSCSLSKNLNLNNLVINWQRGESEVVHSYYHGRDQLERQSVVYKGRTHLFEDQLTVGNASLRLSGVQPSDQGPYTCDVTDEQGSTQEKLQLLVAAPYDEPRISIQATCDGFVVTLSASQGFPQPEVVWKGVMGSTNTTMELDSKGLYELESEVTLRLNSTLTVTAELRLRLLDQSFTKFLTLHPPPVCYVMPAEQRSRLLLYPLLGLVLLLSWKRTEQETKKDKKTEE; this is encoded by the exons ATGTTAGAACAATGCTTGATTTGCTGTAATTATTACcaataccactctctctcccacatcaTCCTTCTCTCATTCCACCTATTCCATTTATCAGTGATATCATCAGTGGTAACTACAACCAGTCTACAACCAAGAGAAGTGGCAGCTCCGGGCAGTGACATCACCCTTAGCTGCTCTTTGTCTAAAAACCTGAACCTCAACAACCTGGTCATCAACTGGCAGCGTGGAGAGTCAGAGGTGGTCCACAGCTATTACCATGGGAGAGATCAGCTGGAAAGACAGAGTGTTGTTTACAAGGGACGAACTCATCTGTTTGAAGACCAGCTCACTGTGGGAAATGCCTCACTTAGACTGAGTGGTGTGCAGCCgagtgaccagggcccatacacCTGTGATGTGACAGATGAACAGGGAAGCACCCAGGAAAAGCTACAACTTCTAGTGGCAG CCCCTTATGATGAGCCCAGGATATCCATCCAAGCCACTTGTGACGGCTTTGTTGTGACCCTCAGTGCCTCTCAGGGGTTTCCCCAGCCAGAGGTAGTGTGGAAAGGTGTGATGGGCAGTACCAACACCACTATGGAGTTAGACAGCAAGGGGCTCTATGAGCTGGAGAGTGAGGTGACCCTGAGGCTGAACAGCACTCTGACTGTTACAGCCGAGCTGAGACTGAGGTTGCTGGACCAGAGTTTCACCAAGTTTCTCACACTCCACCCACCACCAG TGTGCTATGTGATGCCTGCtgagcagaggagcagattgTTGTTATATCCCCTGCTGGGATTGGTGCTTCTGTTATCCTGGAAGAGGACTGAGCAGGAGACCAAAAAGGATAAGAAAACAGAAGAATAG
- the LOC115142025 gene encoding CD276 antigen-like isoform X2 — protein MGLCVVSVLFVIMISSVVTTTSLQPREVAAPGSDITLSCSLSKNLNLNNLVINWQRGESEVVHSYYHGRDQLERQSVVYKGRTHLFEDQLTVGNASLRLSGVQPSDQGPYTCDVTDEQGSTQEKLQLLVAAPYDEPRISIQATCDGFVVTLSASQGFPQPEVVWKGVMGSTNTTMELDSKGLYELESEVTLRLNSTLTVTAELRLRLLDQSFTKFLTLHPPPVCYVMPAEQRSRLLLYPLLGLVLLLSWKRTEQETKKDKKTEE, from the exons TGATATCATCAGTGGTAACTACAACCAGTCTACAACCAAGAGAAGTGGCAGCTCCGGGCAGTGACATCACCCTTAGCTGCTCTTTGTCTAAAAACCTGAACCTCAACAACCTGGTCATCAACTGGCAGCGTGGAGAGTCAGAGGTGGTCCACAGCTATTACCATGGGAGAGATCAGCTGGAAAGACAGAGTGTTGTTTACAAGGGACGAACTCATCTGTTTGAAGACCAGCTCACTGTGGGAAATGCCTCACTTAGACTGAGTGGTGTGCAGCCgagtgaccagggcccatacacCTGTGATGTGACAGATGAACAGGGAAGCACCCAGGAAAAGCTACAACTTCTAGTGGCAG CCCCTTATGATGAGCCCAGGATATCCATCCAAGCCACTTGTGACGGCTTTGTTGTGACCCTCAGTGCCTCTCAGGGGTTTCCCCAGCCAGAGGTAGTGTGGAAAGGTGTGATGGGCAGTACCAACACCACTATGGAGTTAGACAGCAAGGGGCTCTATGAGCTGGAGAGTGAGGTGACCCTGAGGCTGAACAGCACTCTGACTGTTACAGCCGAGCTGAGACTGAGGTTGCTGGACCAGAGTTTCACCAAGTTTCTCACACTCCACCCACCACCAG TGTGCTATGTGATGCCTGCtgagcagaggagcagattgTTGTTATATCCCCTGCTGGGATTGGTGCTTCTGTTATCCTGGAAGAGGACTGAGCAGGAGACCAAAAAGGATAAGAAAACAGAAGAATAG